A segment of the Methylomonas paludis genome:
TGCAACAGCAGCGTCAGGATTTTGCCTGTAAGTTAATCGAAAAAATCTATCGCAGCGGCCAAAATTGTTATGTGCTGACCGACAGTCTGGAACAGGCTGCCAGCATAGACCTGCAGCTCTGGACGTTTAGAGCCGGGAGTTTTATTCCGCATCAAATTTATCGCGGCATTTTGCCGGAACTGCCGCAAACCATTTTAATTGGTCTGGCGGATATTCCGGAAAGCCGCCAGAATCTGATCGTCAATCTGTCCAGTCAGTTGCCTGAACACGGCCCGCTCACTGGCC
Coding sequences within it:
- a CDS encoding DNA polymerase III subunit chi; the protein is MSENHSNLPVVDFYVLATHLQQQRQDFACKLIEKIYRSGQNCYVLTDSLEQAASIDLQLWTFRAGSFIPHQIYRGILPELPQTILIGLADIPESRQNLIVNLSSQLPEHGPLTGRILEVLDNSEICKQAGRERFRYYRQLGITPVTHKL